In Methanobrevibacter sp., a single window of DNA contains:
- a CDS encoding tRNA-dihydrouridine synthase — protein MAGITDAKFLNKVIPFGFNVATLGGYSLDAPTIEASEKIIQRGRKEFVFPLNETFAHIENEIASIKNVHSNVKVSVNVRSTTPQPIIDIGNIENLDIVEINCHCRQEEILNIGCGQEMLKRPDLGDFISQVVDNVACEVSVKIRANVDGIDTLKIARLIEQAGADYLHIDAMKKGVFDADYNLLENICNNVQIKVIGNNSVNNEANAQKMIETGVNGFSIARGVISGNLGFNISDF, from the coding sequence ATGGCAGGGATAACCGATGCCAAATTTTTAAATAAGGTTATTCCTTTTGGTTTTAATGTTGCTACTTTGGGAGGATATAGTTTAGATGCTCCAACGATTGAAGCAAGCGAAAAAATTATCCAAAGAGGTAGAAAAGAATTTGTTTTTCCATTAAATGAAACATTTGCTCATATAGAAAACGAGATTGCTTCAATTAAAAATGTTCACAGTAATGTGAAGGTCTCAGTAAATGTGAGGTCAACGACTCCACAGCCAATAATCGATATTGGGAATATTGAAAATTTAGACATTGTTGAAATTAATTGCCATTGCCGTCAGGAAGAGATTTTAAATATTGGTTGCGGACAGGAAATGTTAAAAAGACCAGATTTAGGAGATTTTATTTCACAAGTTGTTGATAATGTTGCTTGTGAGGTTTCAGTTAAGATTCGGGCAAATGTTGATGGTATAGATACTTTAAAAATAGCTCGTCTGATTGAGCAGGCGGGTGCAGATTATTTGCATATTGATGCCATGAAAAAAGGTGTCTTCGATGCTGATTATAATCTTTTAGAGAATATATGTAATAATGTTCAAATTAAAGTTATAGGAAATAATTCTGTTAATAATGAAGCTAATGCTCAAAAAATGATTGAAACTGGTGTTAATGGATTTTCAATAGCTCGAGGAGTTATTTCTGGAAATTTAGGTTTCAATATTTCTGATTTTTAA